The following coding sequences are from one Schizosaccharomyces osmophilus chromosome 1, complete sequence window:
- the his4 gene encoding imidazoleglycerol-phosphate synthase His4, which produces MIVSILDYGSGNVRSLVNAIQHLGYKVEWIRSPEEIANAECLIFPGVGNFGFVCDSLAKEGYLEALRDYALSGKPFMAVCVGIQALFEGSVEAPESKGLGIFPGLVQKFQSKNKSVPHIGWNSCAVRSNTEQEHYGLRPHDKFYFVHSYMIPTANLQLPSDFHVATTRYGDETFVGAIMKKNFLATQFHPEKSGAAGLRCIEAFLSGNYEKAISGVDTQLLENSSGGLTKRVIACLDVRSNDSGDLVVTKGDQYDVREKAAAGGEVRNLGKPVELCQRYFEEGADEVVFLNITSFRNCPLADAPMLQVLAKAAQTVFVPLTVGGGIREIVDPDGTVYSAVEVAGTYFRSGADKVSIGSDAVYAAEQYYANAQKLTGTTAIETISAAYGCQAVVISIDPKRQYVKSPEETKHHAIKTPHRGPNGEEYAWYQCTVKGGREYRDIDVVELARACEAMGAGEVLLNCMDQDGSNAGYDIGLVRLVKESVKIPVIASSGAGVSEHFEQVFKATECDAALAAGIFHRKTCSIENVKEHLQKSDVLVRL; this is translated from the exons ATGATTGTCTCTATTCTCGACTATGGGAGTGGAAATGTACGCTCTTTAGTCAATGCCATTCAACATCTTGGATACAAGGTTGAGTGGATTCGAAGTCCCGAAGAAATTGCAAACGCTGAG TGCTTGATTTTCCCTGGCGTGGGTAATTTCGGCTTTGTGTGCGATTCTTTAGCAAAGGAAGGATATCTTGAAGCATTGCGCGATTATGCACTCTCTGGAAAACCTTTTATGGCTGTCTGTGTCGGTATACAAGCTTTGTTTGAAGGTTCAGTAGAAGCACCTGAATCCAAGGGTCTTGGTATCTTCCCTGGATTGGTGCAAAAGTTCCAGAGCAAGAACAAAAGTGTCCCTCACATTGGATGGAATTCCTGTGCTGTTCGTTCCAATACCGAACAAGAACATTATGGCTTAAGGCCTCACGACAAATTTTACTTTGTCCACTCCTACATGATCCCTACTGCCAATTTACAACTTCCTAGCGATTTCCATGTCGCTACCACCCGCTATGGCGATGAAACGTTTGTGGGTGCTATCATGAAGAAGAACTTTCTTGCTACACAGTTCCACCCAGAGAAGAGTGGTGCTGCTGGTTTACGCTGCATAGAAGCTTTCTTATCTGGAAACTATGAAAAAGCCATTAGTGGCGTGGATACTCAATTGCTAGAAAACTCTAGCGGAGGATTGACAAAGCGTGTCATTGCTTGCCTTGACGTCCGTTCAAACGATTCTGGCGATCTCGTTGTTACCAAGGGTGACCAATATGACGTTCGCGAGAAAGCCGCTGCCGGTGGTGAAGTTCGCAACCTCGGTAAACCAGTTGAACTATGCCAGCGCTACTTTGAAGAAGGGGCAGATGAAgttgttttcttgaataTCACCTCTTTCCGCAACTGTCCCTTGGCAGATGCTCCTATGCTTCAAGTGCTTGCGAAAGCTGCCCAAACCGTTTTCGTTCCTTTAACTGTCGGTGGTGGGATTCGTGAAATCGTCGATCCTGATGGTACAGTATACTCTGCTGTCGAAGTAGCAGGCACTTATTTCCGTTCAGGTGCTGACAAGGTGTCCATTGGCAGTGATGCCGTGTATGCCGCTGAACAATATTATGCAAATGCCCAAAAATTAACTGGAACTACTGCTATTGAAACCATTTCTGCGGCGTATGGTTGCCAGGCTGTTGTTATTTCCATTGATCCCAAACGCCAGTATGTTAAAAGCCCTGAAGAAACCAAGCATCATGCTATCAAAACTCCTCATCGCGGCCCGAATGGGGAAGAATATGCTTGGTATCAGTGTACCGTAAAGGGAGGAAGAGAATATCGTGATATAGACGTTGTTGAATTGGCTAGAGCATGTGAAGCTATGGGAGCTGGCGAAGTCCTCTTGAACTGCATGGATCAAGATGGTTCCAATGCTGGATATGACATTGGGTTGGTTCGTCTGGTTAAAGAATCCGTCAAGATTCCTGTTATAGCTTCTAGCGGTGCAGGCGTTTCTGAGCATTTTGAGCAAGTATTCAAGGCAACTGAGTGTGATGCAGCACTTGCTGCTGGCATCTTCCATCGCAAGACTTGTAGtattgaaaatgtaaaGGAACACCTTCAAAAATCAGACGTTCTTGTACGATTATAA
- the rft1 gene encoding ER GPI biosynthesis protein Rft1, which produces MVPNENSSPSKMSTSDSLLHSSSKGLGSSIFFQSISRGLTFVLNQLTIRFTSPRAYAYSSIHFEILRSTILFVSRESVRLAMQRMPSQENCIEDTTKLPIPDSKYRSGRLQLVKNASLISVYAGVIVSTLVALFYLYAMPMFPYKTTCILLYSFAGLLYLLSEPYYQILHWRRQYSPTASAEGLGIISNTVTSFFIFLLFQNKNLSVLPFALGTLMESVVNFVALYSVANAKSLFIFPRRVLHEGKLIYWEESFLGVISSHTFHLLLKHLMTKGDKIMIAWYAAPSVQGPYALASNYGSLIARILFRPLEEHSRIVFAQLTHSPEKEDQRKATVLLLWILKLYYYLSMFVIFGYNYSTIVLKFGAGKQWTSDESASVLSWYAFYIPFMAVNGVLEAFFVSTASSFQLLSQSRCFLLSTILYFVSGKVFLDWLSLGAHGLVLANISNLTIRILFVVHFVHKNFPFLRFSKSMPGSLITLMAGLLSIVSKTLLHQFENHSIGLLLFVASAPTLAIIYAVAILILDKDISTFIMSRLKKPHRD; this is translated from the coding sequence ATGGTACCAAATGAAAACTCAAGCCCTTCCAAGATGTCTACGTCGGACTCATTATTGCATTCTTCTTCCAAGGGACTTGGATCTTCgatcttttttcaaagcattTCTCGAGGTTTAACATTCGTGTTAAATCAACTAACGATTCGATTCACGAGTCCTCGAGCATATGCATATTCCTCTATCCATTTTGAAATATTGAGAAGCACAATATTGTTTGTAAGTAGGGAATCGGTTCGTCTTGCTATGCAACGTATGCCTTCTCAAGAAAACTGCATTGAAGATACAACGAAATTACCAATCCCCGACTCCAAGTACCGTTCTGGAAGACTACAACTTGTTAAGAATGCTTCTTTAATCTCTGTTTATGCTGGCGTAATTGTTTCCACTCTCGTGGCcctattttatttatatgcTATGCCAATGTTTCCCTACAAGACTACCTGTATATTATTGTACTCTTTTGCCGGCTTACTCTACCTCCTTTCGGAGCCCTATTATCAAATCCTGCATTGGAGACGACAATATTCCCCCACTGCCTCTGCTGAGGGTCTAGGAATCATTTCCAATACAGTAACCTCGTTCTTtatcttccttctttttcaaaataaaaacctTTCCGTTCTCCCGTTCGCTCTGGGAACACTTATGGAATCTGTCGTTAATTTTGTCGCTTTATATTCAGTTGCCAATGCAAAGTCACTATTCATTTTCCCTCGACGAGTATTGCATGAAGGGAAATTGATTTATTGGGAGGAGTCTTTCCTCGGTGTCATTTCTTCGCATACGTTTCATCTCCTACTCAAGCATTTAATGACAAAAGGCGACAAGATAATGATTGCTTGGTACGCTGCACCTTCAGTACAAGGTCCCTACGCGTTAGCATCAAATTACGGGTCTTTGATTGCCAGAATCTTGTTTCGTCCGTTAGAGGAGCATTCTCGAATTGTGTTTGCTCAATTGACACATTCACCTGAAAAAGAGGaccaaagaaaagcaactgttcttcttctttggattttAAAGTTATATTATTATCTTTCTATGTTTGTCATTTTTGGGTATAACTATTCAACTATTGTTTTAAAATTTGGAGCTGGTAAGCAGTGGACCTCCGATGAAAGCGCTAGTGTTCTATCTTGGTATGCGTTTTACATCCCCTTTATGGCCGTGAATGgcgttttggaagctttttTCGTATCTACGGCCAGTTCTTTCCAACTCCTGAGTCAAAGTAGAtgctttttactttctacCATCTTGTATTTTGTAAGCGGGAAAGTGTTTTTAGATTGGTTATCTTTAGGAGCTCACGGACTTGTTTTGGCCAACATCTCCAATCTTACAATTCGTATCTTATTTGTCGTTCattttgttcataaaaACTTTCCTTTCCTCAGATTCTCCAAGTCCATGCCGGGGTCATTGATTACCCTTATGGCTGGTTTGCTTTCAATCGTTAGCAaaactcttcttcatcaatttgaaaatcaCAGTATTGGattacttttgtttgtcGCATCCGCACCCACTTTAGCAATAATCTATGCCGTTGCTATACTTATACTGGACAAAGATATTTCTACATTTATTATGTCACGACTAAAAAAACCTCATAGAGACTAA